Proteins from a genomic interval of Nitrospina gracilis Nb-211:
- the mlaD gene encoding outer membrane lipid asymmetry maintenance protein MlaD: MNSRRIEIAVGLFVVVGILSLGWLSFKLGKKELLGTDHYSVYADFETVSGLRQNGEIEIAGVVIGNIGDIGLHKGMARVELKIRNDITLPEDTIVSVKTRGLIGDKILSLSMGGSEETVPPGGLMLETEPALDLESLISKAVFGDV, translated from the coding sequence ATGAATAGCCGCCGTATTGAAATCGCCGTGGGCCTGTTCGTGGTCGTGGGCATTCTCAGCCTGGGATGGCTGTCCTTCAAACTCGGCAAGAAGGAACTCCTCGGCACCGACCACTACTCGGTGTACGCGGACTTTGAAACCGTGTCCGGTCTGCGCCAAAACGGTGAAATCGAAATCGCCGGCGTGGTCATCGGCAACATCGGCGACATCGGCCTGCACAAGGGCATGGCGCGGGTGGAACTCAAAATCCGCAACGACATCACCTTGCCGGAAGACACCATCGTGTCGGTGAAAACCCGCGGGCTCATCGGCGACAAGATTTTAAGTCTTTCCATGGGCGGCTCGGAGGAAACCGTGCCACCGGGAGGCCTTATGCTTGAGACCGAACCGGCCCTCGATCTCGAAAGTCTGATCAGCAAAGCGGTCTTCGGCGACGTTTGA
- a CDS encoding cation diffusion facilitator family transporter, whose product MKPIITLTPATKAILVGALGNFVLSVMKIVAGMVGRSTALIADGVHSLSDLLTDTVVLFTYRISQIPADDNHPYGHGKVENIGSTIIGAVIITVGAGLIYESWHAIQADTQQVPTLVAAIVAGLTIVIKEGLYQYTRLMGEKESSPSVVAKAWDHRADAGLSLATLVGISGAMMGYPILDPIAAAVVAIGILHVGYVIVRNGIHDLMDAGMSESKALEITQFINSVPGVIRSHDLRSRKIGGDFLLDVHIQVDREASVTEGHQIAESVRRRLIREEGNIQDVMVHVDTEDDTNFEPIYRMNRGDLIRLADPVISDTPGVAERTQIRTHFHHGKVVLEVYVRLEASLSREQEIQTVQGLKERLSALDHVDEVRVYLETE is encoded by the coding sequence GTGAAACCCATCATCACACTGACGCCCGCGACGAAAGCCATCCTGGTCGGTGCGCTCGGCAATTTTGTGTTGTCGGTGATGAAGATCGTCGCCGGCATGGTCGGGCGGAGCACCGCGCTCATCGCCGATGGTGTGCATTCGCTGTCCGACCTGCTGACCGACACGGTGGTGCTGTTCACCTACCGCATCAGCCAGATTCCCGCCGACGACAACCACCCTTACGGGCACGGCAAGGTGGAGAATATCGGTTCCACCATCATCGGCGCGGTCATCATCACCGTGGGCGCCGGTTTGATTTACGAGTCGTGGCACGCCATCCAGGCGGATACCCAGCAGGTACCGACACTGGTGGCCGCCATCGTGGCCGGCCTGACCATTGTCATCAAGGAAGGGCTGTACCAGTACACGCGGCTGATGGGCGAAAAGGAAAGCAGTCCTTCGGTCGTGGCCAAGGCATGGGATCACCGTGCCGACGCGGGCCTGTCGCTGGCCACGCTGGTGGGCATTTCAGGCGCCATGATGGGATACCCGATTCTGGACCCGATCGCCGCGGCGGTCGTCGCCATCGGCATCCTGCACGTGGGGTACGTTATTGTGCGCAACGGGATTCATGATTTGATGGACGCGGGGATGAGTGAGTCGAAGGCGCTGGAAATCACGCAGTTCATCAACAGCGTTCCCGGCGTCATCCGTTCGCACGACCTGCGCTCGCGCAAGATTGGCGGCGATTTTCTTTTGGACGTGCATATCCAGGTGGATCGGGAGGCATCGGTCACGGAAGGCCACCAGATTGCGGAATCGGTACGCCGGCGGCTGATCCGGGAAGAAGGCAATATTCAAGACGTGATGGTGCACGTCGATACCGAAGACGATACAAATTTCGAACCGATCTACCGGATGAACCGCGGCGATTTGATCCGCCTCGCGGATCCGGTGATCAGCGACACGCCCGGTGTGGCCGAGCGCACGCAAATCCGCACGCACTTCCATCACGGCAAGGTCGTGCTGGAAGTGTATGTGAGACTTGAGGCGTCCCTCAGCCGGGAACAGGAAATCCAAACGGTGCAGGGACTCAAGGAACGTCTTTCCGCGTTGGATCACGTGGATGAAGTGCGGGTGTACCTCGAGACCGAATGA
- the mutY gene encoding A/G-specific adenine glycosylase yields MKHAANVKTIQRALLKWFDTDQRAMPWRETKDPYRIWVSEIMLQQTQVKTVIPYYERWVKSFPTVEKLARARENTVLKHWEGLGYYSRARNLHKAAKQIVSDHGGKVPDTLEGILSLPGIGRYTAGAVLSIAHDQPVPVLDGNVKRVVSRLFGLAENGATKQSENTLWEHAESLLSKNRPGDFNQSLMELGATLCLPQNPMCLLCPIVQHCEAHRQGEPEKYPPPKQRTATKKIEVSAAIIQKEGKVFIQQRPRNGLMGGLWEFPGGKREPHENAEACLVREIQEELGVQVAIREKVMTIRHAYTRFRVTLHVFDCTVESGRLRPTHCEQWRWVALRQLDKYTFPAANVKIVNHLIQNGGSKTKS; encoded by the coding sequence ATGAAACACGCCGCAAACGTGAAAACCATTCAGCGCGCTCTGCTCAAGTGGTTCGACACCGACCAGCGCGCCATGCCGTGGCGTGAGACGAAAGACCCGTACCGTATCTGGGTCTCGGAGATCATGCTCCAGCAGACGCAGGTGAAAACGGTGATCCCTTATTACGAACGCTGGGTCAAATCGTTTCCCACTGTCGAGAAACTGGCGCGCGCCCGCGAGAACACGGTGCTGAAGCATTGGGAAGGACTGGGCTACTACTCCCGCGCCCGCAACCTGCACAAGGCGGCCAAGCAAATCGTGAGCGATCACGGCGGAAAAGTTCCGGACACGCTGGAGGGCATCCTGTCGCTTCCCGGCATCGGGCGCTACACCGCGGGTGCGGTGCTGAGCATCGCCCACGACCAACCCGTGCCCGTTCTCGACGGCAACGTGAAGCGCGTCGTATCCCGCCTGTTCGGGCTTGCGGAAAACGGTGCGACGAAGCAATCCGAAAACACCCTGTGGGAGCACGCCGAATCCCTGCTTTCCAAAAACCGGCCCGGCGACTTCAACCAGTCGCTGATGGAGCTGGGCGCCACGCTCTGCCTGCCGCAAAATCCCATGTGTTTGCTCTGCCCCATCGTTCAGCACTGCGAGGCGCACCGGCAGGGCGAGCCGGAAAAGTACCCGCCGCCCAAACAGCGTACTGCAACAAAAAAAATCGAAGTGAGTGCCGCCATCATCCAAAAAGAAGGCAAGGTGTTCATCCAGCAACGCCCGCGGAACGGCCTCATGGGAGGCTTGTGGGAATTCCCCGGCGGCAAACGCGAACCGCATGAAAACGCGGAAGCCTGTCTGGTGCGCGAAATTCAGGAGGAACTGGGCGTGCAGGTGGCCATCCGCGAAAAGGTGATGACCATCCGGCACGCGTACACCCGGTTCCGCGTGACCCTGCATGTGTTCGACTGCACGGTGGAATCCGGCCGCCTGCGTCCCACGCATTGCGAACAATGGCGCTGGGTTGCTCTTCGCCAACTGGACAAGTACACCTTTCCCGCCGCCAATGTGAAAATCGTGAACCACCTCATTCAAAACGGCGGCTCAAAAACGAAATCTTAA
- a CDS encoding MlaE family ABC transporter permease, whose protein sequence is MNFLQTTGRLTLDFIQKLGVRLIFLLQVIGWTFRPPFKLRETIKQANFIGVKSLFVILLTAVFTGMVLGMQGYYSLRKFGSEGLLGSAVALTIIRELGPVLAALMVTGRAGSAIAAEIGIMRISEQLDALDTMALSPLKYVVMPKVVAALVAIPLLTAIFDVVGIFGGYMVGVHMFGVSAGSFVSGMELSVEWKDVYSGIVKSICFALLMAWICCFEGYFVERYSGHGAEGVSQATTHAVVLSSVNILVWDYVITSFMI, encoded by the coding sequence ATGAATTTTCTGCAAACGACAGGACGCCTCACCCTCGACTTCATCCAGAAACTGGGCGTGCGGCTGATTTTTCTTCTGCAGGTGATCGGCTGGACATTCCGCCCGCCGTTCAAACTCCGCGAAACCATCAAGCAGGCCAACTTCATCGGCGTCAAATCCCTGTTCGTCATCCTGCTCACTGCCGTCTTCACCGGCATGGTGCTCGGCATGCAGGGTTATTACTCGCTCCGTAAATTCGGATCGGAAGGCCTGCTCGGTTCCGCCGTGGCGCTGACCATCATCCGCGAACTGGGCCCCGTACTTGCCGCGCTCATGGTCACCGGCCGCGCGGGCAGTGCCATCGCCGCGGAGATCGGCATCATGCGCATCTCGGAACAGCTCGACGCGCTGGACACCATGGCGCTCAGCCCGCTCAAGTACGTGGTGATGCCGAAGGTCGTGGCCGCGCTGGTCGCCATCCCCCTGCTCACCGCCATCTTCGATGTCGTCGGCATTTTCGGCGGCTACATGGTGGGTGTGCACATGTTCGGTGTCAGCGCCGGATCGTTTGTCAGCGGCATGGAACTCAGCGTGGAATGGAAGGACGTGTACAGCGGTATCGTAAAATCCATCTGCTTCGCCCTCCTCATGGCGTGGATCTGCTGTTTTGAAGGCTATTTCGTCGAACGCTACAGCGGCCACGGCGCGGAGGGCGTCAGCCAGGCCACCACGCACGCGGTGGTGTTGTCCTCGGTCAACATCCTCGTCTGGGATTACGTCATCACTTCCTTCATGATCTGA
- a CDS encoding MlaC/ttg2D family ABC transporter substrate-binding protein, with product MKKQSACKLSLGALAFALALSMVSGAWASAVTDGLKSTIDRVVNVVTDEKYKNDPQARRAKLRGIINPKFDYIEMGKRSLASNWRDLSPQERKDFIDLFGQLLENSYAKKIESYRDEEIKYVDEVIKGKYAMVKTEIVRKNDVIGVDYKLIQNGNDWQVYDFIVEGVSLIRNYRSQFNKIIKKDSFPVLMNKLGMKVKDLEAGVADDKDEL from the coding sequence ATGAAAAAGCAATCGGCTTGCAAACTGTCCTTGGGAGCGCTGGCCTTCGCGCTGGCCCTCTCCATGGTCTCCGGCGCCTGGGCGTCGGCGGTGACCGACGGGTTGAAGTCCACCATCGACCGGGTCGTCAACGTCGTCACCGACGAAAAGTACAAAAACGATCCGCAGGCGCGGCGCGCCAAACTGCGCGGCATCATCAATCCCAAATTCGATTACATCGAAATGGGCAAACGTTCGCTCGCCAGCAACTGGCGGGACCTGAGCCCGCAGGAGCGGAAGGACTTCATCGACCTGTTCGGCCAGCTCCTGGAAAACTCCTACGCCAAGAAAATCGAGTCCTACCGGGACGAGGAAATCAAATACGTCGATGAAGTCATCAAGGGCAAGTATGCCATGGTGAAAACCGAGATCGTGAGAAAGAACGATGTCATCGGCGTCGATTACAAGCTAATCCAGAATGGCAATGACTGGCAGGTGTACGATTTCATCGTCGAGGGCGTGAGCCTGATCCGCAACTACCGTTCGCAGTTCAACAAGATCATCAAGAAGGACTCGTTTCCGGTACTCATGAACAAACTGGGCATGAAGGTGAAGGATCTGGAAGCGGGCGTCGCCGACGACAAGGACGAACTCTGA
- a CDS encoding cryptochrome/photolyase family protein: protein MAIYQRALCWVRRDLRLRDHTALAAATRQAREVIVVFVFDTNILRQLEDKDDRRVTFIHHSLKEMQARLAKKGSSLLVCHGDPVLDIPRLAQELKAEAVFTNRDYDPYARKRDRIIEQKLKIWDVAFHSYMDQVVFEYPDIVTRQGEPFKMFTPYKNAWLGTLRPEHVAEEKPNLKRLAPVKAFKEWIDPWDLESIGFKENNLWVQPGEEGGRAAWRKFQKHIHRYHKDRDFPSLKHGTSGLSVHLRFGTISIRDLVRFAMRREDEGSRAWLSELIWREFYQTILDRFSYVVRGAFRSEFDRIQWPGKEVHFKKWCRGETGYPLVDASMRHFARTGWMHNRLRMVVASFLVKDLLVDWRQGEAWFARKLLDFELASNNGGWQWCASTGCDAQPWFRIFNPVTQSKNFDPEGRFIRENLPELAGFSNTHIHWPHEAPESEKEKAGCHLGKDYPHPIVDHAVQREKALQLFQDVAQTAVTQTENS, encoded by the coding sequence ATGGCCATTTATCAAAGAGCCTTATGCTGGGTCCGGCGCGATTTGCGCCTTCGGGACCACACCGCGCTCGCGGCCGCCACCCGTCAGGCGCGTGAGGTGATCGTGGTGTTCGTGTTCGACACCAACATCCTGCGCCAGCTTGAGGACAAGGATGACCGGCGCGTCACTTTCATCCATCATTCCTTAAAGGAAATGCAGGCGCGGCTGGCCAAAAAAGGGTCCAGCCTGCTTGTGTGTCACGGCGATCCGGTGCTGGACATCCCCCGCCTCGCGCAGGAGCTGAAGGCCGAAGCGGTGTTCACCAACCGTGATTACGATCCCTACGCCAGAAAGCGCGACCGCATCATCGAGCAGAAACTCAAGATCTGGGATGTCGCGTTCCATTCGTATATGGACCAGGTGGTGTTTGAGTACCCGGACATCGTCACGCGGCAGGGAGAGCCGTTCAAGATGTTCACGCCTTATAAAAACGCCTGGCTGGGGACGCTCCGGCCGGAGCATGTGGCGGAAGAAAAGCCGAACCTCAAGCGGCTGGCCCCGGTGAAGGCATTCAAGGAATGGATTGATCCGTGGGACCTGGAATCCATCGGTTTCAAGGAGAACAATCTGTGGGTGCAACCCGGCGAGGAGGGAGGCCGTGCGGCGTGGAGGAAATTTCAGAAGCACATTCACCGCTACCACAAGGACCGCGACTTTCCCTCATTGAAGCACGGCACTTCCGGTTTGTCCGTGCATCTGCGCTTCGGCACCATTTCCATACGTGACCTCGTACGCTTTGCCATGAGGCGCGAGGATGAAGGCTCCCGCGCGTGGCTGTCGGAGTTGATCTGGCGCGAGTTCTACCAGACCATTCTCGACCGCTTTTCATACGTGGTGCGCGGGGCGTTCCGCTCGGAATTCGACCGCATCCAGTGGCCGGGCAAGGAAGTCCATTTCAAAAAATGGTGCCGGGGTGAGACGGGCTATCCCCTTGTCGATGCGTCGATGCGCCACTTCGCTCGCACCGGGTGGATGCATAACCGTCTGCGCATGGTGGTGGCGTCGTTTCTGGTGAAAGACCTGCTCGTCGACTGGCGCCAGGGCGAGGCGTGGTTTGCGCGCAAACTCCTGGATTTCGAGCTCGCGTCCAACAATGGCGGCTGGCAGTGGTGTGCCTCCACCGGTTGCGACGCACAACCGTGGTTCCGCATTTTCAATCCCGTCACCCAATCCAAAAACTTCGATCCGGAAGGCCGCTTCATCCGCGAAAACCTGCCGGAGCTCGCCGGGTTCTCCAACACCCACATTCACTGGCCGCACGAGGCGCCCGAATCTGAAAAAGAGAAGGCCGGGTGCCATCTGGGAAAGGATTACCCGCACCCGATTGTGGATCACGCCGTCCAGCGGGAAAAGGCGTTGCAGTTGTTTCAGGATGTCGCCCAGACTGCCGTGACCCAGACGGAAAACTCCTGA
- a CDS encoding putative quinol monooxygenase, producing MPICMTARYQVEPEMVEEVKRTVKEFVKYIRINEPTTLFYMANQEMGRPTRFLHVMIFEDDKAVERHQRSPATRRFVDMVYPAALEPLEFNEFYILGYKATYEGTGEA from the coding sequence ATGCCAATCTGCATGACGGCGCGTTACCAGGTGGAACCGGAGATGGTGGAGGAGGTCAAGCGAACGGTGAAGGAGTTCGTGAAGTACATCCGCATCAACGAACCCACCACCCTGTTCTACATGGCCAACCAGGAGATGGGGCGACCGACACGTTTTCTCCACGTGATGATCTTCGAGGACGACAAGGCGGTGGAACGGCACCAGCGGTCACCGGCGACGAGGCGCTTCGTGGACATGGTTTATCCCGCCGCGCTGGAGCCGCTGGAGTTCAACGAATTTTATATTCTGGGGTACAAGGCGACCTACGAGGGAACCGGGGAGGCTTGA
- a CDS encoding GHMP family kinase ATP-binding protein, producing the protein MIESSAPTRIDLAGGTLDLWPLHLFFGNPPTLNAAINLYARVEIRPRRDRKLIVESRDLNRRVTFANLKHLPDTKHPLELILRLVKFYAPRQGLEIVTHCAAPAGSGIGGSSALNIALNGALNRFTGRGYRREQMIEIAKNIETQVIDVPAGTQDYFAAMYGGLQAVQPYYDRLASNRITFDPADTTRRFVLCFTGKPRNSGINNWTVYKETINGKSSVKTNLQRIATIAREMEVVLKNKSWNRFAKLFAEEWKARRALAPGICTKEMETMIRAAGKAGTLAAKVCGAGGGGCVAFFVPPEKKLAVQDVLQKQNARILDFRFVQRGLMVQSG; encoded by the coding sequence ATGATTGAAAGTTCCGCCCCGACCCGCATCGACCTCGCAGGCGGCACGCTGGATCTGTGGCCGCTCCATCTTTTCTTCGGCAACCCGCCGACCCTCAACGCCGCCATCAATCTCTACGCACGGGTGGAAATCCGTCCGCGCCGCGACCGCAAATTGATCGTCGAGTCGCGCGACCTGAACCGGCGCGTCACTTTCGCGAATCTGAAACACCTGCCCGACACAAAACACCCGTTGGAATTGATTCTGCGGCTGGTGAAGTTTTACGCGCCCAGGCAGGGGCTGGAAATCGTCACCCACTGCGCCGCACCTGCGGGTTCCGGCATCGGCGGCTCGTCGGCGCTCAACATCGCCCTCAACGGCGCACTCAACCGATTCACCGGGCGCGGCTACCGGCGCGAGCAGATGATAGAAATCGCCAAGAATATCGAAACCCAGGTCATCGACGTTCCGGCAGGAACGCAGGATTACTTCGCCGCCATGTATGGCGGCCTGCAGGCGGTGCAACCGTATTACGACCGGCTGGCATCGAATCGCATCACCTTCGATCCGGCCGACACCACCCGCCGATTCGTCCTGTGCTTCACCGGAAAACCCAGAAACTCCGGCATCAACAACTGGACGGTGTACAAGGAAACCATCAACGGCAAATCCTCCGTCAAAACCAACCTGCAGCGCATCGCCACCATCGCGCGCGAGATGGAAGTCGTCCTCAAAAATAAAAGCTGGAACCGCTTCGCCAAACTGTTCGCAGAGGAATGGAAAGCCCGCCGCGCTCTCGCTCCGGGCATCTGCACGAAGGAAATGGAGACGATGATCCGCGCCGCGGGAAAAGCGGGCACGCTGGCCGCCAAGGTGTGCGGCGCCGGCGGCGGCGGGTGCGTGGCCTTTTTTGTTCCGCCCGAGAAGAAGCTCGCCGTTCAGGATGTTTTGCAAAAGCAGAACGCGCGGATTCTGGATTTCCGTTTCGTGCAACGCGGACTGATGGTGCAATCCGGCTGA
- a CDS encoding 2-hydroxyacid dehydrogenase — translation MKPVVSVTNIFSETALDRLRQRCEVVYNGSGVSLSASELKQRAAESDAMVTYLSDRIDSEVLDAGKKLKLVANYGAGFNNIDVACARENQVWVTNTPGVLHETTADLTWALILGIARAIVPADRYTRAGRFTGWQAKLFLGHDVYGKTLGVIGCGEIGRAVARRALGFDMKVLYCQRNRLPEEKEKRLNATYVPLERLLRESDFVTLHVPLTEETRYMIRAEQIAMMKSTAYLINTARGKVMDDRALVEALRKGMIAGAALDVFENEPDLTEGMTELDNILIPPHIGSASHATREVMANLVVDNVFDALDGTTPRTLVPGWNGG, via the coding sequence ATGAAACCCGTCGTCTCCGTCACCAACATTTTTTCCGAAACCGCACTCGACCGGCTTCGCCAGCGCTGCGAAGTGGTTTACAACGGCTCCGGCGTATCGCTGTCCGCCTCCGAGTTGAAACAACGTGCCGCTGAAAGCGATGCGATGGTCACCTACCTGTCCGACCGCATCGACAGCGAGGTGCTGGACGCGGGGAAGAAACTGAAGCTCGTTGCCAACTACGGCGCGGGCTTCAACAACATCGACGTCGCCTGCGCGCGGGAGAATCAAGTCTGGGTGACGAACACGCCGGGCGTCCTGCACGAGACCACGGCGGACCTCACCTGGGCGCTGATCCTGGGCATTGCACGCGCCATCGTGCCCGCCGACCGCTACACCCGCGCGGGACGCTTCACGGGCTGGCAGGCGAAGCTGTTTCTCGGCCACGATGTGTACGGCAAAACGCTGGGGGTGATCGGCTGTGGCGAGATCGGCCGCGCCGTCGCCAGGCGCGCGCTGGGGTTCGATATGAAAGTCCTGTACTGCCAGCGCAACCGCCTGCCGGAAGAAAAGGAAAAACGTCTGAATGCCACTTACGTGCCGCTCGAACGGTTGCTCCGGGAATCGGACTTCGTGACGCTCCACGTGCCGCTGACGGAGGAGACGCGGTACATGATCCGCGCCGAGCAGATCGCCATGATGAAGTCGACGGCGTACCTCATAAACACGGCGCGCGGCAAAGTGATGGATGACCGCGCCTTGGTGGAAGCGTTGCGGAAGGGGATGATTGCGGGGGCGGCGCTCGACGTGTTCGAAAACGAACCGGATCTGACCGAGGGCATGACGGAGCTGGATAACATCCTCATCCCGCCGCATATCGGCAGTGCCAGCCACGCCACGCGCGAGGTGATGGCGAACCTGGTGGTGGACAATGTGTTCGATGCGCTGGACGGCACCACGCCGCGCACGCTGGTGCCCGGCTGGAACGGAGGCTGA
- a CDS encoding MerR family transcriptional regulator yields the protein MNAMTETAKWIPIGELSRLTGISTHTLRIWEKRYGTPQAHRLPSGHRRYPRDEVPRLRAVAQALDSGFRAGRVVGASLEELQALLGVGPGKSSRGAPVAKGGSAKEATQAVMVENWIHAVHCYDEALLTQSLHEEWGRHGPLGFILDYASPFLKRLGQGWAMGELTVSQEHFASERLSDFLAGKWRTLNDRKEGPAVVLTTLPGETHRLGLLMCAVITSLTRFKVLYLGADTPLSDVLDAVRRSEARMVAVSVSSWMARGEVEAALMELRKGLAKDVELVAGGAGAPDGLPGIHCFSQFREYFDWLSAKPTAS from the coding sequence ATGAATGCCATGACCGAAACCGCCAAATGGATACCGATCGGAGAATTGTCGCGACTGACGGGGATCAGCACCCACACCCTGCGCATCTGGGAAAAGCGGTATGGGACGCCGCAGGCACATCGTCTTCCTTCGGGTCATCGCCGGTATCCGCGAGATGAAGTCCCCCGGCTGAGGGCGGTGGCGCAGGCACTGGATTCCGGTTTCCGTGCTGGACGCGTGGTGGGAGCTTCCCTGGAAGAATTGCAGGCCTTGCTTGGGGTCGGGCCTGGCAAATCTTCCAGGGGAGCTCCTGTTGCTAAGGGCGGCTCTGCCAAAGAGGCGACCCAGGCCGTCATGGTGGAGAACTGGATACACGCGGTTCATTGTTATGATGAAGCCTTGCTCACCCAAAGCCTGCATGAAGAATGGGGGCGGCATGGACCGCTGGGCTTCATTCTGGATTACGCATCGCCGTTTCTGAAACGCCTCGGTCAAGGCTGGGCGATGGGAGAGCTTACGGTATCGCAGGAGCACTTCGCTTCCGAGCGTCTGTCCGATTTTCTGGCCGGCAAGTGGCGCACCCTCAACGACCGCAAGGAGGGCCCGGCGGTGGTGCTCACCACCCTGCCGGGGGAGACGCACCGGCTGGGCCTGCTGATGTGCGCCGTCATCACATCGCTCACCCGGTTCAAGGTTCTGTACCTGGGGGCCGACACGCCTCTCAGCGATGTTTTGGACGCCGTCCGCAGATCCGAGGCGCGAATGGTGGCCGTCAGCGTGTCTTCGTGGATGGCTCGCGGGGAGGTGGAAGCCGCCCTGATGGAGTTGAGAAAGGGATTGGCAAAGGACGTGGAGCTGGTCGCCGGCGGTGCGGGTGCTCCGGACGGCCTGCCCGGCATTCACTGTTTCTCTCAGTTCCGCGAATACTTCGACTGGTTGTCCGCAAAGCCGACCGCGTCCTGA
- a CDS encoding radical SAM protein, protein MLKVTEIFKSVQGESTRVGLPCLFVRLTGCNLRCRWCDTEYAFYGGKSMSVDAIMDALAPHRISLVEITGGEPLLQEEVYPLMQALLDRNYTVMLETGGSLSIERVPAAVIKIVDLKCPGSGEVLQNHYDNLGRLQAHDEVKFVIADRTDYEWSRDTLRKYDIDQKAQVLFSPVYDKLPLKDLTEWVLEDGLPVRVQTQLHKWIWGKDAIGV, encoded by the coding sequence ATGTTGAAAGTGACCGAAATTTTCAAGAGCGTTCAGGGGGAATCGACCCGCGTCGGGCTTCCCTGCCTGTTCGTGCGGTTGACGGGATGCAACCTGCGTTGCCGCTGGTGCGACACGGAGTACGCCTTCTACGGCGGCAAGTCCATGAGCGTGGATGCCATCATGGACGCGCTGGCACCGCATCGCATTTCGCTGGTGGAGATCACCGGCGGCGAACCGCTCCTGCAGGAAGAGGTGTATCCGCTGATGCAGGCACTCCTCGACCGTAATTACACGGTGATGCTGGAGACCGGCGGTTCGCTTTCCATCGAACGCGTGCCCGCGGCGGTGATCAAGATCGTCGATCTCAAATGCCCCGGAAGCGGCGAGGTACTGCAAAACCACTACGACAACCTCGGACGCCTGCAGGCGCATGACGAGGTGAAGTTCGTCATCGCCGACCGCACCGATTATGAATGGAGCCGGGACACCTTGCGCAAATACGATATCGATCAAAAAGCACAGGTCCTGTTTTCGCCCGTGTACGACAAACTGCCTTTGAAGGACCTGACCGAATGGGTGCTGGAAGACGGCCTGCCGGTTCGCGTCCAGACGCAATTGCACAAATGGATCTGGGGCAAGGACGCCATCGGCGTCTGA
- a CDS encoding ABC transporter ATP-binding protein, whose product MIRIHNLQKRFGTQEVLRGVNLEIPNGQITAVIGRSGTGKSVLLKHIIGLLKPDAGTVMVNGDDITKADGHQLNELRKKFGMLFQNAALLDSMSVYDNVAFPLREKTKMKEEEIRERVEKGLANVGIVGMNHKFPAELSGGMKKRVGLARALVTQPEIILFDEPTTGLDPIMKKAIHQLIFDTQRQFGFTAVMVSHDIPEVFGFVDRVAMLFDGVIHEAGTPDEIKQSENAAVRQFLNGDLDGPIQIN is encoded by the coding sequence ATGATTCGAATTCACAACCTGCAAAAACGGTTCGGCACCCAGGAAGTTCTGCGCGGCGTGAACCTTGAAATTCCGAACGGACAGATCACCGCCGTCATCGGCCGGAGCGGCACGGGAAAAAGCGTTCTGCTCAAGCACATCATCGGCCTGCTCAAACCGGATGCCGGCACCGTGATGGTGAACGGCGACGACATCACGAAGGCCGACGGACACCAGCTCAACGAATTGCGCAAGAAGTTCGGGATGCTGTTTCAGAACGCGGCCCTGCTGGACTCGATGAGCGTGTACGACAACGTCGCCTTTCCCCTGCGCGAGAAAACGAAGATGAAGGAAGAGGAAATCAGGGAACGCGTCGAGAAGGGGCTGGCCAACGTCGGCATCGTCGGCATGAACCACAAGTTCCCCGCCGAGCTCAGCGGTGGCATGAAAAAACGGGTGGGGCTCGCCCGCGCCCTGGTCACGCAACCGGAGATCATCCTGTTCGACGAGCCCACCACCGGCCTCGACCCCATCATGAAAAAAGCGATCCACCAGCTGATTTTCGACACCCAGCGGCAGTTCGGCTTCACCGCCGTGATGGTGAGCCACGATATTCCGGAAGTGTTCGGTTTCGTGGACCGGGTGGCCATGCTGTTCGACGGCGTCATCCACGAAGCAGGGACACCGGACGAAATAAAGCAGTCAGAAAACGCCGCCGTGCGGCAGTTTTTGAACGGGGACCTCGACGGTCCCATCCAGATCAATTAA